The nucleotide sequence AAATTTGTCCACGTCCGTCCTGTTAATTTTAAAGTTCCTGTTCAATAAGCAAAAAGATGCCCTTCGTATACGAAAGTTTTTCATATACATAAGAATAAGTTCAATAATAGtgcaaaaaaatataatttttttaaaacCTTATAAATAAATGGACCATAGAATATATTTTTGGGCCCTTTTATATTTTAGGTCATGTGCAATTGCACACCTTGCACGTCCCAAAATCCGGCATGAAATTCTGTCTATACACCTTATTAATAAATAGTACCTTTGCTTCATGATTCAAGACAATCGATACTGATCTCATCAAACGTCGTCCTGTTCAACAATGGAAGTCAGCATTCAATGCGATTAAAAATggattaaaaaaaacaaaaaaaaacaaaaaaaaagaaagaaagaacagaTAAATGTGCTTACCATCTGATGTTTTGATGCTAAGTTGATCTCCTTTTCTTAAAACTAATCGACACTGTTCAAAATCGTACTCGAGATCAGTATTATTTTCTTCAATAGGCAGTACTGGCACATTCCCGTTTAACCTATTCTTGCATCCTGATGATCTAGTTTTAAGCGTTGAAGCTCCACGCAACGCTAATTACCACACAATCAAAACTTAGTTCACGCGTAAAAAAACTATTCTAAATCCACACATTCAAAAAAAGAATTAAACATTATGATTTACATGTTGAAGCAGCAGCAGTGAGAGTTAGAATATCGTTTGCGTTTGTTGAGCTCATCGCTGAGCTCATTGCAGTGCTGATTTGATGTTTCTTTGCACCTATTGATTCTGCAGTTTTTGCACAATGAGCAGCCACCAAAGCTGCCGCAGTTGCAACTGCTGCTTCCTTGGCGCGGTTGCTGATATGCGAGTCGTTTGAATTCTCGGCAGCTATGGCTGCTAAAGTTGCAGCAACACCGGCTACTGATATTGCTGCGTGAATTTCGGCCTTTTGTAGCCTCTCATTTTCTTTTCGTTTTCGCTTAATCTCTTTTAACCATTTCTTAATTGAGAGATGTGATGATTTGAATGGTGTTATGTTCCATGATTGCTGCGAAAATTATGAGATGTTTTGTTAAAATATGTAGGATTATTCATTTGTAATTAATTGACATGTTTATTCAAATGGATTTTTGTACCCATTTTTTCCGAAAGCAGCTTCCGTAATTTAATTCGGGGTGCATAGCTTGCTGCATCCATATCCATGACTGAACAGAGATGAAGAAAACTCAGGAGGTGATGCGAAACAGATTATAAAATTGGCAGGCACATTAATGAAACAGTAGCTACATGAAAAACTCATAAAACTGATAAGAATAACATTCTGCTAAAAATtaggggtgcgtttgataaaacataATGATTAAGCACTGAATTGTTTAAATCTGAATGATTTAAATGTTCTGATTAACAACACAACATAGTAATCTGTCTCATAATTATCCCGAATGAACTCAtgatgtaaaatcaatatattagcCTTACAAATGAAAAATTCAATGAATATAATTGTTTGATAAGTGTTGTTGATATAATTTAAGGAGGATATTAAATGAAATGGAGGGTGTTAAATGGGTAAGAGAGTATTTCAACTGTTAGTGGTTCAATACAGATTGATGAATGGTTCAGCATCATCTATTATTCAGATCTCACAAACATTTAGTGCTGAACCATTAAGAGACAATCAAACGCACCTTATACCATGTGTTTCTGTATACAAATTGCTTGCTTCATTTGATAACACCTATGTAACTTACTTTTGCATTGCAAAAGTTTGGATAGCCTCTTTGGATTCAATAAAAGGAAATAAGTTTTACCTTGACATCATTAGTCTTCCATGGGGGTAAAGGCTTTGTTGTATCATCCATCCTTAAGCTCCCCAATTTCTGCAAATTTATTTCCATATATCATATCATTAATTAGTCAAATGCATGCATTATCATGTTAAAAAATAGTCTTATACGTATTACGGTCTGTGGTTATAGTGCATACCATGAAATTTGGGGATGTTGATCCATCATCAAAACTAGTGCTGTTGATCGAGAGAACGAGCGCTTGGTTTTGAAACTCGGGTTGTAAAGCTTCTTTAACTGCAAAATCACACCATGCTCTCGATAAAAGATCCATCGTCTCAGGATGAGCTTCAGAAAGTGTTGGCACATTATCATAATCCATTGGTTTTTGAGTTTAAGTTTATTATGGCTAATTGTTTTTAGTATTCGAGTAACTGAACATAATTTAGGTGTACtgatctttgaatatatggtagatgtgtctatatatatatatacttataatactgatGAACATGTATGCTTAATGATCAGGAATCTTCATTGAGTGCCAACATATGGTCCATGTTCCATCTGTAGAAGTAATTAGCATATAACTTTATGCCTATGTTATTATAAGAACTCAATCGTGTACAACAGAATAACAGCAATTAAGCCTTTTTCTTCATCATTATGATCACTAACCTTGAAAACAATAAAGTATTATTTGATCATCAACTTTAAATGACAGCCTTTAAGCTAGTTAATATTAATAGATCAATACATTAATGTGAAATACTTGAAAGACACATAAACTTAAGCACTCATACTCTAGTACTCTAGATCATATATAGTGTTCTAAAAAGTCCGTCTCATTAATCTAGAAGTTCATGTTCGAGAAAACAATTGGCCTTGTAAACGTTAAACTGTGTACtccgtatataaaaaaaaatataatactactaaatagtgatcccaatcgctgtttaaAAAAAAGTTATCAAAGAAAAAATAATTGGTCCTAGTTAACTATATTGATTAGTTCGGATCTAATTAGGGCATGGCCGTGTTAGCAATTTAAAAGGCCCTGAGCGAAATTAAAAATGTGCCCTTATACATCTTCaattttttaatacatataaatagatAATACTGAAATTTATCAATATGAAAAAAGTTATCAAGACAGCCGTATCAAAATGTTTTATTTTCAAATATTTATCATctaattataattaaactattaCTTATATAAAACTACCCTCCTAACATTTTTAGAAGCAAAATTATTTATCAGCTCTATGTGTACATGCATATATAT is from Rutidosis leptorrhynchoides isolate AG116_Rl617_1_P2 chromosome 10, CSIRO_AGI_Rlap_v1, whole genome shotgun sequence and encodes:
- the LOC139871828 gene encoding uncharacterized protein, with the protein product MDYDNVPTLSEAHPETMDLLSRAWCDFAVKEALQPEFQNQALVLSINSTSFDDGSTSPNFMKLGSLRMDDTTKPLPPWKTNDVKSWIWMQQAMHPELNYGSCFRKKWQSWNITPFKSSHLSIKKWLKEIKRKRKENERLQKAEIHAAISVAGVAATLAAIAAENSNDSHISNRAKEAAVATAAALVAAHCAKTAESIGAKKHQISTAMSSAMSSTNANDILTLTAAASTSLRGASTLKTRSSGCKNRLNGNVPVLPIEENNTDLEYDFEQCRLVLRKGDQLSIKTSDGRRLMRSVSIVLNHEAKVVLRTKKLNLLNAFSVKKESVVLDQHVELYQKSKNNRETCFLIVLTTTRGMIKLDMMNDNENYKIWTWAINHMLSLSTSFNKYSLEYHHN